From the Thermovirga lienii DSM 17291 genome, one window contains:
- a CDS encoding extracellular solute-binding protein family 1 (PFAM: Bacterial extracellular solute-binding protein~COGs: COG1840 ABC-type Fe3+ transport system periplasmic component~InterPro IPR006059~KEGG: cag:Cagg_2416 extracellular solute-binding protein family 1~PFAM: extracellular solute-binding protein family 1~SPTR: Extracellular solute-binding protein family 1) — protein sequence MRFRSFSGSFRAFWAIAGVIISILSVSLLPSTTSAQESLVVYSGRSKELVQPIFDKFSEKHGIQVQVRYGKTSQLAATLLEEGPRSPADVFFSQNAGALGALESEGILEALPNNLLNRVEERFRSKANKWIGVTGRARVVAYSSKRLSKNDLPKSILEFTNPKWKGRIGWPPTNASFQAFITGMRVALGDEATEAWLRGILANEPKSYPKNTPIIEAIAKGEIDVGFVNHYYLYRFKAERGPDFPVENYYLSGSDVGALVNVAGVGILKSSKNKEAALKLIDFLTSEEAQKYFAEATYEYPLVKGVKANQALPPIEDIDTPNIDLSDLSDLENTLKLLRKVGVL from the coding sequence ATGAGATTTAGGTCTTTCTCAGGTTCATTCAGGGCATTTTGGGCAATTGCTGGGGTCATTATCTCAATTCTTTCAGTTAGTCTACTCCCTTCGACGACCTCTGCTCAGGAAAGCCTAGTGGTATACTCTGGACGAAGCAAAGAGCTGGTCCAACCTATATTCGACAAGTTCAGCGAGAAGCATGGAATTCAAGTACAGGTTCGTTATGGCAAAACTTCTCAATTGGCTGCGACGTTGTTGGAGGAAGGACCGCGTTCTCCTGCTGATGTCTTTTTCTCTCAGAACGCTGGAGCGCTCGGTGCTTTGGAGTCAGAAGGAATCCTTGAAGCTTTACCAAATAACTTACTGAACCGCGTAGAAGAACGTTTTAGATCCAAAGCGAACAAGTGGATTGGTGTTACTGGAAGGGCGCGAGTCGTCGCTTACAGCAGCAAACGATTGAGCAAAAATGACCTACCAAAATCGATTCTTGAGTTTACAAATCCAAAGTGGAAAGGCCGAATCGGCTGGCCTCCTACAAACGCCTCCTTCCAGGCCTTTATAACTGGCATGAGGGTTGCATTGGGGGACGAAGCCACCGAGGCATGGCTTAGAGGCATTTTAGCCAATGAACCTAAAAGTTATCCCAAAAACACCCCTATTATTGAGGCTATAGCAAAGGGCGAAATAGACGTAGGTTTTGTTAACCACTACTATCTCTATCGATTCAAAGCAGAGCGCGGCCCAGATTTTCCCGTGGAAAACTACTACTTGTCCGGCTCTGACGTGGGCGCTTTGGTCAACGTGGCTGGCGTAGGAATACTTAAATCTTCCAAAAACAAAGAGGCAGCACTCAAGCTAATAGATTTCTTAACCTCTGAGGAAGCACAAAAGTACTTCGCAGAGGCGACCTATGAATACCCCTTGGTTAAAGGAGTCAAGGCAAACCAAGCTTTGCCGCCCATTGAAGATATTGACACCCCAAACATCGACTTGAGCGATCTTAGCGATTTGGAGAACACTTTAAAACTGCTTCGGAAGGTAGGGGTCCTTTAG
- a CDS encoding Substrate-binding region of ABC-type glycine betaine transport system (PFAM: Substrate binding domain of ABC-type glycine betaine transport system~COGs: COG1732 Periplasmic glycine betaine/choline-binding (lipo)protein of an ABC-type transport system (osmoprotectant binding protein)~InterPro IPR007210~KEGG: ckr:CKR_2487 hypothetical protein~PFAM: Substrate-binding region of ABC-type glycine betaine transport system~SPTR: Putative uncharacterized protein) has protein sequence MRYFMKVLCLTLLVLSVSVVGGIGVAVANQDPMEYKGTIRVGGQTVNESVILAWMAKLLLDEYTGLDVKINTEFAASSVLHQAMAQGELDVYPSWTGTQLMGILRYEGPKLSSEETFKMVKEGFEKNFDMTWAKPIGFNNTYVMTVRSETAEKYNLHKASDLKGVAEKMKLGCDENFDTRPDAYPGWSEAYGITFKEVVPMQYAMMYKAIANKEVDAIAAYSTDSRIAKLNLVMLEDDKGFFPDYSAAYVIDMKTLKKYPAILPILEKLSGKIDEKTMSSLNGRYDNGEEPEDIAEEFLEEIGLID, from the coding sequence GTGAGATATTTTATGAAAGTTTTATGTTTAACCCTACTGGTTTTGTCCGTTTCGGTTGTAGGAGGGATAGGTGTAGCAGTAGCAAACCAGGATCCCATGGAATACAAGGGAACCATAAGGGTCGGAGGACAAACGGTGAATGAGTCCGTCATACTGGCTTGGATGGCCAAGCTGCTCCTTGACGAGTACACGGGGCTAGATGTGAAAATCAACACCGAGTTTGCAGCATCTTCAGTGCTCCATCAGGCAATGGCTCAGGGCGAGCTAGATGTATACCCCAGCTGGACTGGAACCCAGCTTATGGGAATACTGCGCTACGAAGGGCCTAAGCTTTCAAGCGAGGAGACCTTCAAGATGGTAAAAGAGGGGTTTGAAAAGAACTTTGACATGACTTGGGCAAAGCCCATCGGCTTCAACAACACCTACGTGATGACAGTTCGAAGCGAGACAGCTGAAAAATACAACCTACACAAAGCCTCAGACCTCAAGGGCGTGGCGGAGAAAATGAAACTAGGATGTGACGAAAACTTTGACACGAGGCCTGACGCCTACCCTGGTTGGTCTGAGGCCTATGGGATAACGTTCAAGGAAGTTGTGCCCATGCAGTATGCCATGATGTACAAGGCCATAGCAAACAAAGAAGTGGACGCTATAGCAGCGTACTCCACGGACTCGAGGATCGCCAAGCTCAACCTAGTAATGCTGGAAGACGACAAGGGTTTCTTCCCAGATTACAGCGCAGCGTACGTTATAGACATGAAGACCTTGAAAAAGTACCCTGCAATCCTTCCCATACTCGAAAAGCTAAGCGGAAAGATAGATGAAAAAACCATGTCTAGCCTAAATGGCCGATATGACAACGGCGAAGAGCCAGAAGACATAGCAGAGGAGTTCCTTGAAGAAATAGGGTTAATTGATTAG
- a CDS encoding Aldehyde ferredoxin oxidoreductase (PFAM: Aldehyde ferredoxin oxidoreductase, N-terminal domain; Aldehyde ferredoxin oxidoreductase, domains 2 & 3~COGs: COG2414 Aldehyde:ferredoxin oxidoreductase~InterPro IPR013983: IPR001203~KEGG: rci:RRC230 putative tungsten-containing aldehyde:ferredoxin oxidoreductase~PFAM: aldehyde ferredoxin oxidoreductase; Aldehyde ferredoxin oxidoreductase~PRIAM: Aldehyde ferredoxin oxidoreductase~SMART: Aldehyde ferredoxin oxidoreductase~SPTR: Putative tungsten-containing aldehyde:ferredoxin oxidoreductase), whose translation MKGNWCRAFFVDLSKGTSEVHKLPEEWYRDYVGGEGVAARLFLDLACDGPDPLSPENPIIFAAGPLSGTAAPCSGRCVAFFRSPATGTMGAANAGGHFGPALKRTGFDLLVVTGAAEVPKILVVDDGEAKIIDAQDLWGKGISDTEDSLKKRLGGEGWQIASIGPSGENLVRFAAIMTDKHRAFGRGGPGAAMGSKKLKAVAVRGTKTLPIADPNGLKEAAKAAREELFSESFVKDELHPFGTPSFYDAIEGLGILPTRNWQRDEFPESRELLGHKAYHDTLDVKPYACYGCPIACGRHTRIKKGPFEGLEGGGPEYESVAAFGSKCEIIDLEAIAAANHWANDLGLDVISTGQVIATAMEWFEKGILKEEDWGAKVTFGDVKGMLDLVPKIARREGLGDLLADGVMRAAQKLGPEAEQAAMHVKGLEMAADGVRASKGEAVVHAVSPRGADHLRPYASAIDAFGYREPELGIEGEIHFAEDGNKEWIKPFQELSMATNMLGVCLFASITLAIKASTWAKLLSCALGRTVTKDELLERAEAVINLERMINARFGFTRKDDTLPKRFTEELGRDGRGAGEKVNLDVALDSYYASMGWDKETGLPTKETLCRLGLDWIEIEEGPC comes from the coding sequence ATGAAAGGCAATTGGTGCAGGGCTTTTTTTGTGGACTTGAGTAAGGGAACTTCTGAAGTCCACAAGCTTCCAGAGGAGTGGTACAGGGACTATGTTGGAGGTGAAGGCGTGGCAGCACGACTGTTTCTTGACCTTGCTTGTGATGGGCCAGATCCCCTTAGCCCAGAGAATCCAATCATATTTGCTGCAGGTCCGCTTTCTGGCACGGCAGCACCTTGTAGCGGAAGGTGCGTAGCGTTTTTCCGCTCTCCTGCAACAGGCACCATGGGGGCGGCAAATGCTGGAGGGCACTTTGGCCCCGCTCTAAAGCGTACAGGTTTTGACCTTTTGGTCGTGACAGGAGCGGCAGAAGTCCCAAAAATTTTGGTGGTAGATGATGGAGAAGCAAAAATAATTGATGCCCAAGATCTTTGGGGTAAAGGGATATCAGATACTGAGGATTCTTTAAAAAAACGTTTAGGTGGAGAAGGCTGGCAAATTGCATCTATTGGGCCATCGGGGGAAAACTTGGTGCGCTTTGCTGCGATAATGACTGATAAGCATAGAGCTTTTGGCCGTGGTGGACCTGGTGCAGCGATGGGCAGCAAGAAACTGAAAGCTGTCGCCGTAAGAGGGACAAAGACTCTGCCTATAGCGGACCCCAACGGACTCAAAGAGGCCGCCAAAGCTGCGAGAGAGGAGCTTTTTTCGGAATCATTCGTCAAAGACGAACTCCATCCCTTTGGTACACCGTCCTTCTATGATGCCATTGAGGGCTTAGGTATCCTGCCCACAAGGAACTGGCAGCGCGACGAATTCCCAGAGAGCAGGGAGCTTTTGGGGCATAAAGCTTATCACGATACACTGGACGTGAAGCCTTATGCATGTTACGGATGTCCCATAGCTTGTGGTAGGCACACACGCATTAAAAAAGGCCCCTTTGAAGGGCTTGAAGGCGGTGGGCCAGAGTACGAGTCTGTTGCAGCCTTCGGTAGCAAGTGTGAGATAATCGACCTTGAGGCCATAGCTGCAGCGAACCACTGGGCAAACGACTTGGGTTTGGATGTTATATCCACAGGCCAAGTTATAGCTACAGCAATGGAATGGTTTGAGAAAGGCATACTCAAAGAAGAAGACTGGGGAGCTAAAGTCACCTTTGGAGACGTCAAAGGTATGCTGGATCTGGTGCCAAAGATAGCAAGACGCGAAGGACTAGGGGATTTGCTCGCTGATGGTGTGATGAGAGCCGCACAGAAGCTAGGACCGGAGGCTGAACAAGCGGCCATGCACGTGAAGGGCCTGGAAATGGCAGCAGATGGTGTCAGAGCAAGCAAAGGAGAGGCTGTTGTACATGCGGTTTCCCCCAGGGGAGCAGATCACTTGCGGCCGTATGCTTCGGCCATTGACGCCTTTGGCTACAGGGAACCGGAGCTAGGTATAGAGGGCGAGATCCACTTTGCAGAGGACGGGAACAAAGAGTGGATAAAACCGTTCCAGGAACTTTCCATGGCAACTAATATGTTAGGGGTTTGTCTTTTCGCTTCAATCACCCTGGCAATAAAAGCTTCTACTTGGGCGAAGTTGTTAAGCTGTGCTTTAGGAAGAACTGTAACTAAGGATGAATTATTGGAAAGGGCAGAAGCTGTAATAAACTTGGAGAGAATGATAAATGCTCGATTTGGCTTCACAAGGAAAGATGATACATTGCCCAAGCGCTTTACTGAGGAGCTAGGGCGCGACGGTAGGGGTGCAGGAGAAAAAGTCAATCTGGATGTCGCTCTGGATAGTTACTACGCATCCATGGGCTGGGACAAAGAAACAGGTTTGCCTACCAAGGAAACCTTGTGTAGGCTTGGCTTGGATTGGATAGAGATTGAGGAAGGCCCCTGCTAG